ATAAATCCGGCGGAATCCCCGGAATTTTCGTCCGAATAGTCGCCGATCCACCAAATATCCTTAAAATCTTCTGCCTTTAAATCTGCCCTTGGTGTTACTTTGTTTCCCGCTACGTCTGCCGCCGCCATAAAACTTTTAGCCTGTGCGGTATCCATTGTAACGGCTGTGCCTGATAATTTTACTTCGATAGATTCGATTTCCTTGAGTTCCATCGTGTTTTTAGGCACATTATCAATGTCTTCCCCGAAATCCGTAAAGGATGGCTCCGCGCTAAAGCTACAACCGCCGCTGGTTGCCATGAGGATGTTAGCTGCTGTTATGGCACCCATTTCCGGCTCAAAAGCTGATACAATAATACCGGCGTTAATCTGTATTTTTTTGAAAAGGTCAGGAGGTACCTGCGTATACTTCATTTGCTCACCTCATTAAATAGTTATAAATTGCATAGTTATTACTGTGTATCTGCGTACTATTGACGAGTCAGCTTCATCGACTAAAGGAGTCCAAGGCTGGTCTTGCGACAGAAAAATGATTCCATCATCGCACTTGACCGTAGTACCCCCTTGCAACCTGCCGCTGATTTCTTTTGCCTTTTTGTTTGGAATTGCCTCTGATTCTGTGTGGTACCATACGTTTATAGTGCTGGCGGCGGCTGCGCCTGTCCACCAGTTTGCTATAATTGGCTCATATGTAATAAAAGGGAAAGCGGTATCCTCCGGCACTCTGTTAGACGGATATGCAGTTATGCCAAAGGATGACCAGAATTGATATAGTGCCGCTGTTGGGGTCATGACGTTAACTCCCACTTCTCCGCCATGACCTGTGCTATGTCTAAATTAGACGACGCAGGGGTTTCTTTTTCTCCTGCATTTGATGTAACTCTAAAAATTTTCCCGTCTTTTGTTTTTAATACATCATGATAGCCTAGTTTTACTGTTTTAGCTGTAGTGATTGTATATGTTGCTGTTACACCCTCTTTTTCCGCCACTCTGGCAGACATAGAGGTATCTCGGACTATTGC
This Anaerobutyricum hallii DNA region includes the following protein-coding sequences:
- a CDS encoding phage head closure protein; the encoded protein is MSLINEFLQDCILMDKKRTSDGEGGFITEWVEGAKIQAAIVRDTSMSARVAEKEGVTATYTITTAKTVKLGYHDVLKTKDGKIFRVTSNAGEKETPASSNLDIAQVMAEKWELTS